The following proteins are co-located in the Carassius auratus strain Wakin unplaced genomic scaffold, ASM336829v1 scaf_tig00014496, whole genome shotgun sequence genome:
- the LOC113074392 gene encoding 60S ribosomal protein L38 has product MPRKIEEIKDFLLTARRKDAKSVKIKKNKDNVKFKVRCSRYLYTLVITDKEKAEKLKQSLPPGLAVKELK; this is encoded by the exons ATG ccaCGCAAAATTGAAGAAATCAAAGATTTCCTGCTTACAGCAAGGAGGAAGGATGCCAAGt CTGTCAAAATCAAGAAGAACAAGGATAATGTGAAGTTCAAGGTCCGCTGCAGCAGATACCTGTACACATTAGTCATCACAGACAAAGAGAAGGCTGAGAAGCTCAAGCAGTCCCTGCCACCAG GTCTGGCTGTGAAGGAGCTCAAGTAG